DNA from Streptomyces sp. NBC_01476:
CACCTCCACCCACGCGAAGAGGAGTCCAGCATGGCCGAGCACACCTACCGGGTCACCGAGATCGTCGGCACCTCGCAGGAGGGCATCGACGCCGCCGTCCGCAACGGCATCCACCGGGCCGCGCAGACCCTGCGCGGCCTGGACTGGTTCGAGATCACCCAGGTCCGCGGGCACATCGTGGACGGCGAGGTGGACCACTACCAGGTGGGTCTGAAGGTC
Protein-coding regions in this window:
- a CDS encoding dodecin, translated to MAEHTYRVTEIVGTSQEGIDAAVRNGIHRAAQTLRGLDWFEITQVRGHIVDGEVDHYQVGLKVGFRLEDTQ